From the Raphanus sativus cultivar WK10039 unplaced genomic scaffold, ASM80110v3 Scaffold0907, whole genome shotgun sequence genome, the window TTGGCTTTGTGTCTCTTGAGTTTGTTTTGTATTCTAGAAAATTTCTCACTTTGATGTCTATGCTTACGACTTACGAGTATGACTCCACAGGGTGTTGAACCGAGGCCTTTATTCTCCCGTAGGTTTGCTGCTTTCGTCCCAGCACCAACATGCTACAGCAGGCCGTTGGAGCTTAACGTTCTTCCAGATTATAGACCAACATTCTCATATTACAACATTATATATCAACATCCCCCTTGGCCTCGTAAGTTCATACCTTTTACATATACCTTGATGTATCTTCTGATTAGTGACTAAAGATTTCGAATTTAAAAATCGACAGATGCAACCCGATACAGTAACGAACAACGTTTTCAACCTATCATGGACCATGCAGTTGGTTCGAGTGCTACTTTTGCGACGTCAGAAGGCATAACGAGTTCAATTTCGTCGGATTTTGGTATAGATCCAACAAGCATGAACGATGATATCGTTTTGACATTAGCTTTTGCTGCGGAGGCAGAAGACAGAACGAGTTTTACTTCCTTGGATTTCGACGAATGCTCTACCACAACAAGCATGCACGATGAGATAGTCTCGGGATCTAATAATACGGTGACAGAAAACATGACGAGGTTTAGCTCATCGGATTTGGACCAATACCCTACCATGGATCCAACAATCATGCACAATGATATAGTTTCGGCATCTCAAGCTGGGAAGCGAGAAAACAAAAAGAGCTGTATCTCAATCTTGTGTAGCTGGTTCAAACGTTGTTTCTCTCTTACACGGGGTGCAAAAGCAGCTGACGAGGTCTAGTAGACTTGAAGCTACTCGTACAGTTGTACTTGTCTTCTAAGCAAAAGTTTCTGTTTTTTCTAGGAAAAGTTGATGATTACTGATAGCCTCTACTGGTGACTGTTTCTACAAGTATAACACCTTATTGAGAGTATATTTATATCTTGTTTAATGTCATAGAAATATTGAGTAATCAGATAGAGAATCTGTGCTATATGTTCTTACTTCTTACCATCGCAGTTTtggaagttaaaaaaaaataacaaatggaTCCATGATTTGAATTATGGACCGCGTTGATGTCATCTATAAGAAACAAATCGTTTAGCCAAAATGAATAAGACAAAGAAAGATTGgttgacaaaaatatataggAAAAAGTCAGACTCAGTGGGTACAATTCTATTTGTTAATACCAGGAGATTGAGGAGACTAAAGACTCCATAATAAACAGCTATTTAGACAACTTTCTGTATAACGAcaagtttctttttgtttaatgtAGCAGTTTAAGATGCAAGTTGGAAGGAGATCAATGCAAAAAGAGAGAATGAGACTCttcaaaacaataatatatttttacaagcTCTAAACCTTGAAAACTTCAGAGAGATGCCCAGTGGTCTTGCATCTATGAGCCTGAAAGGGCACACTAATCTTAGTGTTCCTCAACTTAAATTATCTAGAAAATCTGGTTCGGTTTCAGCTTTCTGACACATTCGAATCCCTTCAAAAGGTCTTTCCTTAACCTGAAACTGGCTATCTTATTCTCAAGCAACTTTTGTAGCTTCTCATGACGTTCTTTAGGTATTGTTATACCGTGCaggttttttcttttcattcttcGGATGTGAGCAGATTTGAAGAGACTTCTTTGGTCTTGGCATTAGAATCCAATCAATCTCCACAATGATCTGACTATAGCTAGTCGTATTGTCTCATCTCAGGATCACCACAAATTCCTACTAGTTCAATATGCCTACCACATTAAAAAATCACTGtttattttttggatattaTAATTGAGGATACTTGGTCTCACGTTAAgactctgttttattttttcttctagtGATCAAGAAGATGGACGAATGTTTAAGAACGTTTGTATACTATTTTGGTATTTTCCTTGAAGTTCCGTATGTTATTAAATCAAGTACATCCCATTTTGATCGTTTACTTATAACCCAAGAACTGTATTTCTGTAAAATGAAGCAAAAGTTTTCATCTTCACATGTGCCTTCTTCTGGTGTAACAACGTTGTAGCTTAACTTCTTCGATAGGAATCGGAATTTCCGGGAAGTTACACGGCACAACTGTCCCAGGCT encodes:
- the LOC130494351 gene encoding uncharacterized protein LOC130494351, yielding MLNLSRTLDTRDLEISYRQGFMVGSAWKDGIISSMQSRIYNWGVEPRPLFSRRFAAFVPAPTCYSRPLELNVLPDYRPTFSYYNIIYQHPPWPHATRYSNEQRFQPIMDHAVGSSATFATSEGITSSISSDFGIDPTSMNDDIVLTLAFAAEAEDRTSFTSLDFDECSTTTSMHDEIVSGSNNTVTENMTRFSSSDLDQYPTMDPTIMHNDIVSASQAGKRENKKSCISILCSWFKRCFSLTRGAKAADEV